One stretch of Thermoplasmata archaeon DNA includes these proteins:
- a CDS encoding S9 family peptidase produces the protein MIAKDAYLVKFANEIFSAGDFALFSLNFIKNDEYHSSIYQIDSYGNTQQLTYGEHEKNAKFIDGRLFYIRHEKERDTLMELSAMKEPREIVSFHKIKDYLLIKGNMFVIGLEDSDNSLPFAADKIKYRYNARGLIRKNYALYTVGKEVKKIYSGRFDVNAIASNNNRILIETTENMDDYDVSDLYEIDNDGIVIKRITEEPASINGFAVSEHGRIAFSGHYGIEPWKVSKIIFPEEKTELMVGNDADNSIISDSFSSSRYKVKFYGDTLYAIGHERSSSFVFRIGEKIEKLTPDHENIIDFDVNKNLAYIYSTHKKPSIVNFVREYDINENIKGAVPDTINVDEGEEFALIRSPDSPSILFIHGGPHSAYGHTYFIEFQYFYENGYNILFANPPGSTGYGQEYEKACVGDWGGNDLKFLQKFLKTVKEKYKLTGKIGVTGGSYGGFMTNWIVTHDNEFDCAISERSISNLFSMVGTSDIGFWFNAMELGIKDPYEKSSVEKLMAYSPIMYIKNVKTPTMLITGEEDYRCPIEQAEQFFVALKLNNVDTELVRYMGDNHEHARAGVPKNMVDRLERKLAWFDKYLKN, from the coding sequence ATGATAGCGAAAGATGCGTATTTGGTAAAATTTGCAAATGAAATTTTTTCAGCAGGAGATTTTGCTCTATTCTCTCTGAACTTTATAAAAAACGATGAATATCACTCATCTATTTATCAGATCGACAGCTATGGAAATACTCAGCAACTAACATATGGAGAACATGAGAAGAACGCGAAATTTATAGATGGCAGGCTTTTTTATATAAGACATGAGAAAGAGAGAGATACTCTAATGGAGCTTTCAGCAATGAAAGAGCCGAGAGAGATTGTATCATTTCATAAGATAAAAGATTATTTGTTGATCAAAGGGAACATGTTTGTAATTGGCCTGGAAGATTCAGATAACAGCCTTCCATTCGCTGCAGACAAGATAAAATACAGGTACAATGCACGCGGGCTCATAAGAAAAAATTACGCTCTCTACACTGTGGGAAAAGAGGTTAAGAAAATTTATTCTGGCCGCTTTGATGTAAATGCAATAGCCTCAAACAATAATAGAATACTCATCGAAACAACTGAAAACATGGATGACTACGATGTTAGCGATTTATACGAAATAGACAACGATGGAATCGTAATAAAAAGGATAACGGAAGAACCTGCGTCAATAAATGGATTTGCAGTTTCCGAGCATGGAAGAATTGCTTTTTCCGGACATTACGGCATTGAGCCGTGGAAAGTAAGTAAGATAATATTTCCTGAAGAAAAAACAGAACTGATGGTGGGCAATGATGCTGATAACTCAATAATCAGTGATTCATTTTCAAGTTCTAGATACAAGGTCAAATTTTACGGAGATACTCTTTATGCAATTGGGCATGAAAGATCGTCTTCGTTTGTATTTCGCATAGGCGAAAAGATTGAAAAACTGACCCCAGATCATGAAAACATCATTGATTTTGATGTTAACAAAAATCTAGCATATATCTATTCCACGCATAAAAAACCATCTATTGTTAACTTTGTGAGAGAATATGATATAAACGAAAATATTAAAGGAGCAGTACCCGATACGATCAATGTTGATGAAGGAGAAGAATTTGCGCTAATACGATCTCCTGATTCACCATCCATCCTTTTTATACATGGGGGTCCGCATAGTGCATATGGACATACTTATTTTATAGAGTTTCAGTATTTTTATGAAAACGGATACAACATATTATTTGCAAATCCGCCTGGAAGCACAGGTTATGGACAAGAATATGAAAAAGCATGTGTTGGAGACTGGGGTGGAAATGATTTGAAGTTCTTGCAAAAGTTTCTGAAAACAGTAAAGGAAAAATACAAATTAACTGGAAAGATTGGTGTGACAGGTGGATCATATGGTGGGTTCATGACTAACTGGATCGTAACGCATGATAATGAGTTTGACTGCGCTATTTCAGAACGCTCTATTTCCAATCTTTTTAGCATGGTTGGAACAAGCGACATAGGGTTCTGGTTCAATGCAATGGAGCTAGGAATAAAAGATCCATACGAAAAGAGTTCTGTTGAAAAATTGATGGCATATTCGCCGATAATGTATATAAAAAATGTAAAGACTCCAACTATGCTTATTACAGGTGAAGAAGATTACAGATGCCCGATTGAGCAGGCAGAACAGTTTTTTGTGGCTTTAAAACTGAACAATGTTGATACAGAACTTGTGAGATATATGGGAGACAACCACGAGCATGCCAGAGCAGGAGTTCCAAAAAACATGGTTGATAGATTGGAGAGAAAGCTTGCATGGTTTGATAAATATTTAAAAAACTGA
- the pyrC gene encoding dihydroorotase encodes MDYILDGKISKDGNIIDVNIGIEDGKIKEIKKNITGSKTIKIEGLIIPSMLDLHVHFREPGYTYKEDFETGSLSALFGGVSFVMDMPNTKPVTDNKESFEEKKRLASAKSYIDFGLFAAVSEKYNEYFVKDVPAFKLYMSETTGINPENLDLLLDNASKIAAEKIIFVHSELKSEFLQGTAKNLKEHSMIRSEISEINAVRLLISRNLKNMHITHVSSPDTIPYAISADYSTDVTPHHLFLDYSSDLNAYAKTNPPVRSKHTAGQLWNMLIAGSIDFVASDHAPHTIEEKEKEFEYAPSGVPNVETTLPLFLERYRRGEITIERLIDVLSRAPAKLLNIKKGSIEPGFDADLIAFKISDTKKIDARKLHYKCGWSPYEKLSAIFPHTVIVRGEFKIENFELEASAGSGKYYYEDHDNI; translated from the coding sequence ATGGATTATATACTGGACGGAAAGATCTCGAAAGATGGAAACATAATTGATGTTAACATAGGCATTGAAGATGGAAAGATAAAAGAGATCAAAAAAAATATAACAGGTTCAAAAACGATAAAGATTGAAGGATTGATCATTCCCTCAATGCTGGACCTGCATGTTCATTTTAGAGAGCCTGGCTATACATATAAAGAGGACTTTGAGACTGGCTCTCTAAGTGCGTTGTTTGGCGGCGTGAGTTTTGTAATGGATATGCCAAACACTAAACCTGTTACTGACAACAAAGAATCTTTCGAAGAGAAAAAACGGTTAGCGTCTGCAAAGTCATACATAGATTTTGGATTGTTCGCAGCAGTGTCTGAAAAGTATAATGAATATTTTGTTAAAGATGTTCCTGCATTCAAGCTGTATATGTCTGAAACTACAGGAATAAACCCCGAAAATTTGGATCTGTTGTTAGATAACGCCTCAAAAATAGCTGCTGAAAAGATCATATTTGTGCATTCTGAGCTAAAATCAGAGTTTTTGCAAGGCACTGCAAAAAATCTGAAAGAGCATAGCATGATCAGATCGGAAATCAGCGAGATCAATGCTGTTCGCTTACTGATCTCAAGAAACTTGAAAAACATGCATATCACACATGTAAGCAGTCCTGACACCATACCTTATGCGATCAGTGCAGATTACAGCACTGACGTCACACCCCATCATCTGTTTTTGGACTATTCTTCAGATCTAAATGCATATGCAAAAACAAATCCGCCAGTAAGATCAAAACATACTGCTGGCCAGCTATGGAATATGCTTATAGCAGGCAGCATTGACTTTGTAGCATCAGATCATGCTCCGCATACTATCGAGGAAAAAGAAAAAGAATTTGAATATGCACCGTCGGGAGTTCCGAACGTAGAGACCACTCTGCCATTGTTTTTAGAGCGTTACAGGAGAGGAGAGATCACGATAGAACGCTTAATTGATGTGCTTTCAAGAGCTCCTGCAAAATTGTTAAATATTAAAAAAGGTAGCATTGAGCCAGGATTTGATGCAGATTTAATTGCGTTCAAGATCTCTGACACGAAGAAAATAGATGCTAGAAAACTGCATTATAAATGCGGATGGAGCCCTTATGAAAAACTGTCTGCCATTTTTCCGCACACGGTCATAGTAAGAGGAGAATTCAAGATTGAGAACTTTGAGCTGGAAGCTAGTGCAGGCTCTGGCAAATACTATTACGAGGATCACGATAATATTTAA
- a CDS encoding TIGR00296 family protein — protein MEFENKEGILAVQISRDAVTEYLKEHRVKVPENVPDKFKMKTGVFTTISSYPSKELRGCIGFPEPIYPLIEALVKSAIYAATEDPRFMPVEYDELDHLVFEVSLLTPPSLISINDPEDYFNIIKIGQDGLIAELGGMRGLLLPQVPVENSWDIKTYLIETCLKAGLSPSCWKNKNVRFYKFSGTIFEETEPKGTIVKKRI, from the coding sequence ATGGAGTTTGAAAATAAAGAGGGAATATTAGCAGTTCAGATATCACGAGATGCGGTAACAGAGTATTTGAAAGAACATAGGGTGAAAGTTCCAGAGAATGTTCCAGACAAGTTTAAAATGAAAACTGGCGTGTTTACCACGATCTCCAGCTATCCGTCAAAAGAGCTGAGGGGATGCATTGGCTTTCCAGAGCCTATTTATCCGTTAATAGAGGCATTAGTAAAGTCTGCCATTTACGCAGCCACCGAAGATCCCAGGTTCATGCCTGTGGAGTATGATGAGCTTGATCATCTAGTTTTTGAGGTGTCGTTGCTGACGCCTCCGTCATTGATTAGTATCAATGATCCTGAAGACTATTTTAACATCATAAAAATAGGGCAAGACGGCCTTATTGCAGAATTGGGTGGAATGCGTGGCTTATTGTTGCCACAGGTGCCTGTTGAGAACTCTTGGGATATAAAGACATATCTTATTGAAACATGTCTTAAAGCAGGGTTAAGCCCAAGTTGCTGGAAAAACAAAAATGTCAGATTTTATAAGTTTTCAGGGACTATATTTGAAGAAACAGAACCGAAAGGAACCATTGTAAAAAAGAGGATCTGA
- a CDS encoding radical SAM protein, whose translation MKINEIFYSIQGEGVHIGIPMVFVRFTGCNLRCEWCDTKYAFFEGSQMSVEEVMKEIKKHKVRWVCITGGEPLLQEDVYTLIYQLLKEEYNILIQTNGSISLIDIPCEDTIFINMDIKTPSSKMQDKLLDSNLEILGKKDSIKFVIADEEDYKYMKQFLKEHEIESEVILQPEGNKNYKELVEKVLKDRLNVRVLPQLHKLIWGDKHGV comes from the coding sequence ATGAAGATCAATGAGATATTTTATTCAATACAAGGAGAAGGTGTACACATCGGGATACCGATGGTTTTTGTACGTTTTACAGGCTGCAATTTAAGATGTGAGTGGTGCGATACAAAGTATGCATTTTTTGAAGGTTCGCAAATGAGTGTGGAAGAAGTGATGAAAGAGATAAAAAAGCACAAGGTTCGATGGGTCTGCATAACAGGTGGAGAGCCTTTATTGCAAGAAGATGTGTATACATTGATATACCAGCTTTTAAAAGAAGAGTATAATATACTTATCCAGACAAACGGATCAATATCATTAATAGACATTCCTTGTGAAGATACAATATTTATAAATATGGATATTAAGACGCCCTCTTCAAAGATGCAGGACAAGCTTTTAGATTCAAATCTTGAAATTTTGGGAAAGAAAGACAGCATCAAATTTGTGATTGCGGATGAAGAAGATTATAAATACATGAAACAGTTTTTAAAAGAGCATGAGATAGAAAGTGAAGTGATCTTGCAGCCAGAGGGTAACAAAAACTATAAAGAGCTCGTGGAAAAAGTATTAAAAGACCGGTTGAATGTAAGAGTATTGCCACAGCTTCATAAATTGATATGGGGTGATAAGCATGGAGTTTGA
- a CDS encoding SIS domain-containing protein has translation MIFNTAENYILDHLRETMDHIEKEKIDSTVNMILETNHVFVYGAGRSGIISKAFAMRLVQLGITAYFIGETITPIVSDRDLTILISNQGTTKSTLLVAQVCKKVKSKIIVITGNDNAPLLKYANLSFILKVKKDNPELAPLGTLFELNTLLFFDSLVAQLMSVMNETEKSMRSRHAIWV, from the coding sequence ATGATATTTAACACTGCTGAAAATTATATATTAGATCATTTACGAGAAACGATGGATCATATTGAAAAAGAAAAGATAGATTCAACTGTAAATATGATTTTGGAGACAAACCATGTGTTTGTGTACGGTGCTGGCAGGTCAGGCATAATCAGCAAAGCTTTTGCTATGAGGCTAGTACAACTGGGCATTACAGCATATTTTATCGGAGAAACTATTACTCCGATAGTATCAGACCGGGATTTGACCATACTGATTTCAAATCAGGGAACTACCAAGTCCACGTTGCTGGTTGCACAGGTATGCAAAAAAGTAAAATCCAAGATCATAGTGATAACAGGCAACGACAATGCGCCGCTATTAAAATATGCAAATCTATCATTTATATTAAAAGTAAAAAAAGATAATCCAGAGCTGGCACCTTTAGGTACACTATTTGAATTGAACACGTTGCTATTTTTTGACAGTTTGGTTGCTCAGCTTATGTCTGTAATGAATGAAACAGAAAAGAGCATGAGGTCCAGGCATGCTATATGGGTTTAG
- a CDS encoding AP endonuclease: MIRFGIAGIPLSSKGRTLRDGIEDAYLMGLSALEVQFLKVNIFEKEAFEEAGLYPREVVPDKREESRIIVNISRADKNGNFVPIGINSKIEENDILQILQWNLARSYEELRDLKTLAKELDIKINIHTPYYMDLINNPNLIERSINYILWSSYLGDELGAEMVISNIGLYEKLKSADALKIVDMNIKQIRKRLKKEKINLKLGFETSEKKEVFGALDELVTLSSNNSGVLPIINFAKLFARQDYTLKEKEEFETILDMVKPYYKNELYFQFAGIEFTANNDIRISPVKKGDLKFEALADLLVNEDREITIISNSPLIEHDAQYMRIIYERKLGDLLQKKVKK, encoded by the coding sequence ATGATTCGTTTTGGCATAGCTGGAATTCCCCTATCTTCAAAAGGCAGAACTTTGAGAGATGGCATTGAAGACGCTTATTTAATGGGATTAAGTGCTTTAGAAGTACAGTTTTTGAAAGTTAATATTTTCGAAAAAGAAGCATTTGAAGAGGCGGGATTGTATCCGAGAGAAGTAGTTCCAGATAAGAGGGAAGAGAGCAGAATTATAGTAAATATCAGCAGAGCTGATAAAAACGGGAATTTTGTGCCAATAGGCATAAACTCAAAGATTGAGGAAAATGACATCTTGCAGATTCTGCAGTGGAACCTGGCAAGAAGTTATGAAGAGCTCAGAGATTTAAAGACCCTGGCAAAAGAGCTGGATATAAAAATTAACATTCATACTCCCTATTATATGGATCTTATAAACAATCCAAACCTGATAGAGAGATCTATTAATTACATACTATGGTCTTCATATCTGGGTGATGAGCTAGGCGCTGAGATGGTGATCAGCAATATAGGATTATATGAAAAGCTAAAGAGCGCTGACGCTTTAAAAATTGTTGATATGAATATAAAGCAAATACGAAAGAGATTAAAAAAAGAAAAGATTAATTTAAAGCTGGGATTCGAGACTTCAGAAAAGAAAGAGGTATTTGGAGCACTGGATGAGCTTGTTACGCTTAGCAGTAATAACAGCGGCGTGTTGCCCATTATAAATTTTGCAAAGCTATTTGCAAGGCAAGACTACACATTAAAAGAAAAGGAAGAATTTGAAACAATATTGGACATGGTAAAACCATACTATAAAAATGAGCTTTATTTTCAATTTGCAGGCATTGAGTTTACGGCAAATAACGATATCCGAATTTCGCCGGTCAAAAAAGGAGACTTGAAATTCGAGGCTCTTGCAGATCTGTTAGTGAATGAGGACAGAGAGATTACGATAATCTCGAATTCACCATTGATAGAGCATGACGCCCAGTATATGAGAATAATATACGAACGTAAGCTGGGCGATTTATTGCAGAAAAAGGTGAAAAAATGA
- a CDS encoding radical SAM protein, whose amino-acid sequence MIKLQKGSATTKPLPEGCSLCALGGKMVLFVTGLCSHHCYYCPLSDQKKNLDVIYADEMPVKEDKDVIYEAKMISALGTGITGGDPLIKLDRTLRYINLLKDEFGEKHHIHLYTVTGSKDAFKKLKEAGLDDLRIHVPEIYWTRLKGSGYANILMNAVNAELNVGIEVPVIPHKEKELLTLIKVAESLNVKFINLNELEFSDTNWQSMKLLNFETKSYISTAVKDSETTALKVLKESDTDMIVHYCSAAFKDGIQMKNRLKRRAKNVAKEYEVITSDSTLLRGEIYTDNPEKLALRLIKRYDVPKTLIEIRSDKIYIAPWILEKIAKYLDEQCYITEVYPTWDQLEVEKINIKTEKL is encoded by the coding sequence ATGATAAAATTACAAAAAGGATCTGCTACCACGAAGCCCTTGCCTGAAGGATGTAGTTTATGTGCTTTAGGTGGTAAGATGGTTTTGTTTGTAACTGGATTATGTAGTCATCACTGTTATTACTGCCCGCTAAGTGATCAAAAAAAGAATCTCGACGTGATTTATGCAGATGAGATGCCCGTAAAAGAGGATAAAGATGTAATATATGAAGCAAAGATGATCAGCGCTTTAGGAACTGGCATAACCGGCGGCGATCCCTTAATAAAGCTTGATAGAACGTTGAGATATATCAATTTATTAAAAGATGAATTTGGAGAAAAGCATCATATTCATCTATACACTGTGACTGGCAGCAAAGACGCTTTTAAAAAATTGAAAGAAGCAGGTCTAGACGATCTAAGAATTCATGTTCCTGAGATTTACTGGACTCGATTAAAAGGCTCTGGTTATGCAAACATTCTCATGAACGCCGTAAACGCAGAGCTTAATGTTGGCATCGAAGTGCCAGTTATACCGCATAAAGAAAAAGAATTATTAACACTTATCAAGGTTGCAGAGTCATTAAATGTAAAATTTATAAATCTGAACGAGCTTGAGTTTTCAGACACAAACTGGCAGAGCATGAAACTTTTAAATTTTGAGACTAAATCTTATATTTCCACCGCAGTGAAAGACAGTGAAACTACGGCTTTAAAGGTGTTGAAAGAATCGGATACTGACATGATCGTTCATTACTGTTCTGCGGCATTTAAAGATGGGATACAGATGAAGAACCGGCTAAAAAGAAGGGCAAAGAACGTGGCAAAAGAATATGAGGTAATAACGAGTGATAGCACATTGCTTAGAGGCGAGATCTATACAGATAACCCTGAAAAATTAGCATTACGTTTGATAAAAAGATACGATGTACCTAAAACATTAATTGAGATCAGGTCTGATAAAATATACATAGCACCATGGATACTTGAAAAGATTGCAAAATATCTAGATGAACAGTGTTATATAACAGAAGTATATCCAACATGGGATCAGTTAGAAGTAGAGAAAATTAACATAAAAACCGAAAAATTATAA
- a CDS encoding DUF357 domain-containing protein, whose amino-acid sequence MVNNKIEKEKLEHYLDLTKTALEKVNVTAPKPSHLNRVSDDFLNMIWSYYKDAKYFYEHGDYVNSFAAINYAYGWLDAGARLGLFDVSGDHKLFTLTE is encoded by the coding sequence ATGGTGAACAATAAAATAGAGAAAGAGAAACTTGAGCATTATCTGGATCTTACCAAGACCGCGCTGGAAAAAGTGAATGTTACTGCTCCGAAACCATCACATTTAAATCGTGTTTCGGATGACTTTTTAAACATGATCTGGTCTTATTATAAAGATGCCAAATATTTTTATGAGCATGGTGACTATGTGAACTCTTTTGCAGCAATAAATTATGCGTATGGATGGCTTGATGCCGGAGCTAGGCTTGGATTATTTGATGTATCTGGAGACCACAAACTCTTCACGCTCACAGAATAG